From Streptomyces sp. NBC_01460, a single genomic window includes:
- a CDS encoding phosphatase PAP2 family protein: MPHAIAVTPSSGHRPRWWTELPLIAVVYGLYSTGRLLVREDIPAAVEHGLAILRLEKALHINAEHPLNRLLTDHPTLGIPADFAYASLHYLVTPAVLVWIFRRRAAAFRAARTWLMTSTLLGLIGFTLMPTCPPRLLDAHHGFVDTMAQYSAYGWWGAGASAPRGLSGMTNQYAAMPSLHVGWAVWCGVLLWRHGRHPLVRAAGVAYPLIIVLVVMGTANHYFLDAVAGAAVMAVGALLTRPVMRIADRVKDRVRAVFAQAPASLTPAESTIVSDGCKTSAGERIPGQRTASADSSDARTRSAAEADDDAPAAAR, from the coding sequence ATGCCGCACGCCATCGCCGTGACACCGTCCTCCGGTCACCGGCCACGCTGGTGGACGGAGCTCCCGCTGATCGCGGTGGTGTACGGGCTCTACTCCACGGGCCGGCTGCTGGTCCGGGAGGACATACCCGCGGCCGTCGAGCACGGCCTCGCGATACTCCGCCTGGAGAAGGCGCTGCACATCAACGCCGAGCACCCGCTCAACCGGCTGCTGACGGACCACCCCACGCTCGGGATACCCGCCGACTTCGCGTACGCGTCCCTGCACTACCTGGTCACCCCGGCGGTCCTGGTCTGGATCTTCCGGCGCCGCGCCGCCGCCTTCCGGGCGGCCCGCACGTGGCTGATGACCTCCACACTCCTCGGGCTGATCGGCTTCACGCTGATGCCGACCTGTCCGCCCCGGCTCCTCGACGCCCACCACGGATTCGTCGACACGATGGCGCAGTACAGCGCGTACGGCTGGTGGGGCGCCGGCGCGAGTGCCCCGCGCGGACTCAGCGGGATGACCAACCAGTACGCGGCGATGCCGAGCCTCCACGTCGGCTGGGCGGTGTGGTGCGGGGTCCTGCTGTGGCGCCACGGCCGCCACCCGCTCGTCCGGGCCGCGGGCGTCGCCTATCCGCTGATCATCGTGCTCGTCGTCATGGGCACGGCGAACCACTATTTCCTCGACGCCGTGGCCGGGGCCGCCGTGATGGCCGTCGGCGCCCTGCTGACCAGGCCGGTCATGCGGATCGCGGACCGGGTCAAGGACCGGGTGAGGGCCGTGTTCGCACAGGCGCCCGCATCCCTCACCCCCGCGGAATCCACGATTGTCAGTGACGGATGCAAGACTTCCGCGGGTGAGCGAATACCCGGCCAGCGGACCGCCTCCGCAGATTCCAGCGACGCGCGCACCCGCTCCGCGGCCGAAGCCGACGACGACGCTCCGGCAGCGGCTCGCTGA
- a CDS encoding AAA domain-containing protein: MTSVLDPGAAATRATDAILADTLHGTARGIVVDSPPGAGKSTLVVRAALELAAAGRPLMVVAQTNAQVDDLVVRLSEKAPELPVGRLHSSDSDPYDKVLDGLDNVRKSAKAADLAGLDIVISTAAKWAHVKNVEPWGHAIVDEAYQMRSDALLAVAGLFERALFVGDPGQLDPFSIVGADQWAGLSYDPSASAVSTLLAHNPELPQHRLPVSWRLPASAAPLVSAAFYPYTPFRSGTDHGDRRLSFGVPSDGSGPDRVLDEAAESGWGLLELPARHTPRTDPEAVRAVAQVVRRLLDRGGAATSERAPGPVPVTADRVAVGTAHRDQAAAVRAALAELGVTGVAVDTANRLQGREFDVTVVLHPLSGRPDATAFHLETGRLCVLASRHRHACVVVCREGVADLLDEHPSTEPVQLGVTVKFPDGWEANHAVLAHLSEHRVHWTP, encoded by the coding sequence GTGACATCCGTTCTCGACCCCGGCGCCGCGGCGACGCGGGCGACCGACGCGATCCTCGCCGACACCCTGCACGGGACGGCGCGCGGCATCGTGGTGGACTCGCCGCCGGGCGCGGGGAAGTCGACGCTGGTGGTGCGGGCCGCTCTGGAGCTGGCCGCGGCGGGCCGCCCGCTGATGGTGGTGGCGCAGACGAACGCGCAGGTGGACGACCTGGTGGTGCGGCTGTCCGAGAAGGCCCCCGAGCTGCCGGTGGGGCGTCTGCACAGCAGCGACTCCGATCCGTACGACAAGGTCCTGGACGGTCTGGACAACGTGCGGAAGTCGGCGAAGGCGGCGGATCTGGCGGGCCTGGACATCGTCATCTCCACGGCCGCCAAGTGGGCCCACGTGAAGAACGTCGAGCCGTGGGGGCACGCGATCGTCGACGAGGCCTACCAGATGCGGTCGGACGCCCTGCTGGCCGTGGCCGGCCTGTTCGAGCGGGCGCTGTTCGTCGGGGATCCGGGTCAGCTGGACCCCTTCTCGATCGTGGGCGCCGACCAGTGGGCGGGCCTCTCGTACGACCCCTCGGCGAGCGCCGTCTCGACCCTGCTCGCGCACAATCCGGAGCTGCCGCAGCACCGGCTGCCGGTGTCGTGGCGGCTTCCGGCGTCTGCGGCGCCGCTGGTCTCGGCCGCGTTCTACCCGTACACCCCGTTCCGCAGCGGTACGGACCACGGCGACCGGCGGCTGTCGTTCGGTGTGCCCTCGGACGGTTCGGGCCCCGACCGGGTGCTGGACGAGGCGGCGGAGTCCGGCTGGGGGCTGCTGGAGCTTCCGGCCCGGCACACCCCGCGCACGGACCCCGAGGCGGTCCGGGCCGTCGCCCAGGTGGTCCGGAGGCTGCTGGACCGGGGCGGCGCCGCGACGAGCGAGCGGGCCCCGGGCCCGGTGCCGGTGACGGCGGACCGGGTCGCGGTCGGCACGGCCCACCGCGACCAGGCCGCCGCGGTGCGGGCGGCGCTCGCGGAGCTCGGGGTGACGGGCGTGGCGGTGGACACGGCGAACCGGCTCCAGGGCCGCGAGTTCGACGTGACCGTGGTGCTGCACCCCCTGTCGGGCCGGCCGGACGCCACCGCGTTCCACCTGGAGACGGGCCGGCTGTGCGTGCTGGCCTCGCGCCACCGGCACGCGTGCGTCGTCGTGTGCCGGGAGGGGGTCGCCGACCTGCTGGACGAGCACCCGTCGACGGAGCCGGTCCAGCTGGGCGTGACGGTGAAGTTCCCCGACGGCTGGGAGGCGAATCACGCGGTCCTGGCCCACCTCTCCGAGCACCGCGTGCATTGGACGCCCTGA
- a CDS encoding tetratricopeptide repeat protein — protein MVSTRAVPNLAFRRLRGQRSAGEFAAAVRRAAREIGEQVACDARYIGRVEAGEIRCPNYAYERVFLHMFPGASLEDLGFSARESVRGRGARTAPGPTSTTPPALDSDIHEESDVLRRVFMTSGTTTVAAASLGPAGRPAAAGPLAVPAQRRVGEAEVSAVEKAVRRIRLLDDRHGADGLYRQASQPLRAAYALLDAGTTTRRSTADRLHAGAGELAISVGWLAHDSGRLDDARSHYAEALATARLAGDAALEAHAFCNASFLARDMGRAREAVRAAEAGQRAARPLGSPRLLSLLALREAGARAWLGDRTGCEQAIGRAQTAFGRGPSEADPEWMSFFREAELELLEAQCWSALGDWPRAARHARRATRLQDPHFTRNLALYRAQLAGDLARAGTADEASAAGHEVLDLLDRVQSSRIRGMLSSAVRVLRPQGGPEVTALLARYEELPPAG, from the coding sequence ATGGTGTCGACACGGGCAGTTCCCAACCTCGCCTTCCGGCGGCTGCGCGGACAGCGCTCCGCCGGGGAGTTCGCGGCCGCGGTCCGCCGGGCCGCCCGCGAGATCGGTGAACAGGTCGCGTGCGACGCCCGGTACATCGGGCGCGTGGAGGCCGGCGAGATCCGGTGTCCCAACTACGCGTACGAACGGGTGTTCCTGCACATGTTCCCCGGGGCGAGCCTCGAGGACCTGGGCTTCTCGGCCCGCGAGAGCGTGCGCGGCCGGGGGGCCCGCACGGCACCCGGGCCCACTTCCACCACACCCCCCGCGCTCGACAGCGACATCCACGAGGAGAGCGACGTGCTGCGTCGCGTGTTCATGACCAGCGGCACCACCACGGTGGCAGCCGCGTCCCTGGGTCCGGCCGGCCGGCCGGCCGCCGCGGGCCCGCTCGCCGTCCCCGCGCAACGCCGGGTCGGCGAGGCCGAGGTGAGCGCCGTCGAGAAGGCGGTGCGCCGGATCCGGCTGCTGGACGACCGGCACGGCGCGGACGGCCTCTACCGGCAGGCCTCCCAGCCGCTCCGGGCGGCGTACGCCCTGCTCGACGCCGGGACCACGACCCGGCGCAGCACGGCCGACCGGCTGCACGCCGGCGCCGGTGAGCTGGCGATCTCGGTCGGCTGGCTGGCCCACGACTCGGGGCGCCTCGACGACGCGCGCTCCCACTACGCGGAGGCGCTGGCGACGGCCCGGCTGGCCGGGGACGCCGCCCTGGAGGCGCACGCCTTCTGCAACGCGTCGTTCCTGGCGCGCGACATGGGACGGGCCCGCGAGGCGGTCCGCGCGGCGGAGGCCGGACAGCGGGCGGCCCGTCCGCTCGGCTCACCGCGGCTCCTGTCGCTGCTGGCGCTCCGGGAGGCCGGCGCCAGGGCGTGGCTCGGGGACCGTACGGGGTGCGAGCAGGCGATCGGGCGGGCGCAGACGGCGTTCGGGCGGGGGCCGAGCGAGGCGGACCCGGAGTGGATGAGCTTCTTCCGGGAGGCGGAGCTGGAGCTGCTGGAGGCGCAGTGCTGGTCGGCGCTGGGCGACTGGCCGCGGGCGGCGCGGCACGCCCGGCGGGCGACCCGGCTCCAGGACCCGCACTTCACCCGGAACCTCGCGCTGTACCGCGCGCAGCTCGCCGGCGACCTGGCGCGGGCGGGCACGGCCGACGAGGCGTCGGCGGCGGGCCACGAGGTGCTGGACCTGCTGGACCGGGTGCAGTCCTCGCGGATCCGGGGCATGCTCTCGAGCGCCGTCCGGGTGCTCCGGCCGCAGGGCGGTCCGGAGGTGACGGCGCTGCTGGCCCGCTACGAGGAGCTCCCGCCGGCCGGCTGA
- a CDS encoding histidine phosphatase family protein, with protein sequence MAPRILLARHGQTQWSVQGNHTGRTDIPLLDTGRDGAKLLGERLHRQPWGGLPGVEVRTSPLVRAAETCEIAGFGDRAQPWDALMEWDYGDYEGLTPAEIKADRPDWLIWRDGVPGGETLAGLTARADEVVAWARSAERDVLVFAHGHILRAIGARWLGEDVSFAARIRLEPTSLSVLGWAYGLPALERWNDTGHLDR encoded by the coding sequence ATGGCACCGCGAATCCTGCTCGCCCGGCACGGACAGACACAGTGGTCCGTCCAGGGCAATCACACCGGCAGGACCGACATCCCCCTCCTCGACACCGGCCGCGACGGCGCCAAGCTGCTCGGCGAACGGCTGCACCGGCAGCCCTGGGGCGGCCTGCCCGGCGTGGAGGTGCGGACCAGCCCGCTCGTCCGGGCCGCCGAGACCTGCGAGATCGCCGGCTTCGGCGACCGGGCCCAGCCGTGGGACGCGCTGATGGAGTGGGACTACGGGGACTACGAGGGCCTGACCCCGGCGGAGATCAAGGCGGACCGGCCGGACTGGCTCATCTGGCGCGACGGGGTCCCCGGGGGCGAGACCCTGGCCGGGCTCACGGCACGGGCGGACGAGGTCGTCGCGTGGGCGCGGTCGGCCGAGCGCGACGTCCTGGTCTTCGCCCACGGGCACATCCTGCGGGCGATCGGGGCGCGGTGGCTGGGCGAGGACGTCTCCTTCGCCGCGCGCATCCGGCTGGAGCCGACCTCGCTGTCGGTGCTGGGCTGGGCGTACGGCCTCCCGGCGCTGGAACGCTGGAACGACACGGGCCACCTGGACCGGTAG